From the Ferrigenium kumadai genome, one window contains:
- a CDS encoding RnfH family protein: MSEKINIEVVYALPHEQALLRQQVLPGTTVKEAILASGLLQKYPEIDLATSKLGIFGKLTKADTVLREKDRIEIYRPLIADPKEVRRKRAEEGKVMKKGGGDAAEA; this comes from the coding sequence ATGAGCGAAAAGATCAATATCGAAGTGGTGTATGCCCTGCCGCACGAGCAGGCGCTGCTCCGGCAGCAGGTTCTGCCGGGTACGACAGTAAAAGAGGCGATCCTGGCCAGCGGCCTGTTGCAGAAGTATCCCGAGATCGACCTGGCTACCAGCAAGCTGGGCATCTTCGGCAAGCTGACCAAGGCCGACACCGTGTTGCGCGAGAAGGACCGCATCGAAATCTACCGCCCTCTGATTGCCGATCCCAAGGAAGTGCGCCGCAAGCGCGCGGAAGAGGGGAAGGTCATGAAGAAGGGTGGCGGCGACGCCGCCGAGGCGTGA
- a CDS encoding 3',5'-nucleoside bisphosphate phosphatase produces the protein MLDYDLHCHSSISDGTLTPAQVVERAAERGVKVLALTDHDDTDGLDEARAAAAQRGMGFINGVEISVSWRSHTLHIVGLDIDPAYPPLAAGLASVRSGRGERAQQMADSLAKAGIGGTLQGAYRYAANPNIIGRTHFARYLVEAGHCKDVKSVFNRYLVKGKPGYVPHQWANLADAVSWIRGSGGIAVLAHPGRYMVGRNSMGKKTMRELLNEFVECGGQALEVVTGSHTPEQYAEFARYAEEFKLLCSCGSDFHGPGESWRDMGRLPDLPLGCRPVWERWEHASALKVA, from the coding sequence ATGCTGGATTACGACCTGCACTGCCATTCCAGCATTTCCGACGGCACGCTGACTCCGGCCCAAGTGGTGGAACGCGCCGCCGAACGCGGCGTGAAGGTGCTTGCATTGACCGATCACGACGACACGGACGGGCTGGACGAGGCGCGCGCCGCCGCCGCTCAGCGCGGCATGGGCTTCATCAACGGCGTGGAGATCTCCGTGTCGTGGCGCAGCCATACCTTGCACATCGTCGGCCTGGACATCGATCCCGCGTATCCGCCGCTGGCGGCGGGACTCGCCAGCGTTCGCAGCGGGCGCGGCGAACGAGCGCAACAGATGGCTGACTCGCTGGCCAAGGCCGGCATCGGCGGCACGCTGCAGGGTGCCTACCGTTATGCGGCCAATCCCAACATCATCGGCCGCACCCATTTTGCGCGCTACCTGGTCGAGGCCGGGCATTGCAAGGACGTGAAGAGCGTGTTCAATCGCTACCTGGTGAAGGGCAAGCCCGGCTATGTGCCGCACCAGTGGGCGAACCTGGCGGATGCGGTGAGCTGGATACGCGGCAGCGGCGGCATCGCGGTGTTGGCGCATCCTGGCCGATACATGGTCGGGCGCAACAGCATGGGCAAGAAGACCATGCGCGAGTTGCTGAACGAGTTCGTCGAGTGCGGCGGGCAGGCGCTCGAGGTGGTGACCGGCAGCCACACGCCGGAGCAATACGCCGAGTTCGCGCGTTATGCCGAAGAGTTCAAGCTGCTGTGTTCATGCGGATCGGATTTCCACGGGCCGGGCGAGAGCTGGCGCGACATGGGGCGGCTGCCGGACCTGCCGCTGGGCTGCCGGCCGGTGTGGGAACGCTGGGAGCATGCTTCCGCCCTGAAGGTGGCCTGA
- the lpxB gene encoding lipid-A-disaccharide synthase, protein MQQKKIVIGIVAGEASGDLLGSHLIEALKDARPDIHFVGIGGPRMQSAGMNVLFPMEKLAVRGYVEVLRHYREIVGIRRKLRTYFLDNRPDLFIGVDAPDFNLDLELALKQRGIPTVHYVSPSIWAWRGERINKIKRAVTHMLALFPHEPKLYREAGVPVDYVGHPLADMLPDYPKRAEMRETMRIPLSAKVFAFLPGSRQSEVKQLAHTYIETAKLVLQQIPDARFLVPLVSRETRGIFEQALYDCDAEQLPITLLFGHAQDAMVAADGVLVASGTATLECALLKRPMVITYRMPALSWWLMKRKSYQPYYGLPNILCERFIVPELMQEDATPENLTQALLNLVNDKEAVAQLEETFHELHRTLRQNTAQKAAAAILPYLPA, encoded by the coding sequence ATGCAGCAGAAAAAAATCGTAATCGGCATCGTCGCGGGCGAAGCGTCCGGCGACCTGCTCGGCAGTCACCTGATCGAGGCGCTGAAGGATGCGCGGCCGGATATCCACTTCGTCGGCATCGGCGGCCCCAGGATGCAATCCGCGGGGATGAATGTGCTGTTCCCGATGGAGAAGCTCGCCGTCCGCGGCTACGTCGAAGTGCTGCGCCATTACCGCGAGATCGTCGGCATCCGCCGCAAACTGCGCACGTACTTTCTGGACAACCGCCCGGACCTGTTCATCGGAGTGGATGCGCCGGACTTCAACCTCGATCTCGAGCTCGCGCTCAAGCAGCGCGGCATTCCCACCGTCCACTATGTCAGCCCGTCGATATGGGCGTGGCGCGGCGAGCGCATCAACAAGATCAAGCGCGCCGTGACGCACATGCTGGCGTTGTTCCCGCACGAACCCAAGCTGTACCGGGAGGCCGGCGTGCCGGTGGATTACGTCGGCCATCCGCTCGCCGACATGCTGCCGGACTATCCCAAGCGTGCCGAGATGCGCGAGACCATGCGTATCCCGCTGTCGGCAAAGGTATTCGCCTTCCTGCCGGGCAGCCGCCAGAGCGAGGTGAAGCAACTCGCGCATACCTATATCGAGACCGCGAAGCTGGTGCTGCAGCAGATACCCGATGCGCGTTTCCTCGTGCCGCTGGTCAGCCGCGAGACGCGAGGCATCTTCGAGCAAGCCCTCTACGATTGCGATGCCGAACAATTGCCGATCACGCTGTTGTTCGGCCACGCGCAGGACGCGATGGTCGCCGCCGACGGCGTGCTGGTCGCGTCGGGCACGGCCACGCTGGAATGCGCCTTGCTCAAGCGCCCGATGGTCATCACCTATCGCATGCCCGCGCTCTCCTGGTGGCTGATGAAGCGCAAGAGCTACCAGCCTTACTACGGTCTGCCCAACATCCTGTGTGAGCGTTTCATCGTGCCCGAGTTGATGCAGGAGGACGCCACGCCGGAAAACCTGACGCAGGCCTTGCTTAACCTTGTCAACGACAAGGAAGCCGTGGCCCAACTCGAAGAAACCTTCCACGAATTGCACCGCACGCTGCGCCAGAACACCGCGCAGAAAGCGGCGGCGGCCATCCTGCCTTACCTTCCCGCATGA
- the scpB gene encoding SMC-Scp complex subunit ScpB, with the protein MSGQAEPLPKSETASSVEAVADAGDIRVDLFGGRMDKEQFKRILETALLTSTEPLPVSELKKLSEVSLDNKQMEALLEELAQDWQGRGVELTRVASGWRFRARPEMQQYLDRLNPQKPPRYSRAVLETLAIVAYHQPVTRGDIEEIRGVAVSSQILKTLEARGWVEVVGTRDAPGKPELFATTRQMLDDLNLRTLSDLPSLQEIGALLEQETAAETMSAPAPAPKLAPPPESKPSRSDGAPEGWPFAPSDAADAGA; encoded by the coding sequence ATGTCCGGACAAGCCGAGCCGTTACCGAAGAGTGAAACCGCCTCCTCCGTGGAGGCCGTCGCCGATGCCGGGGATATCCGTGTTGATCTGTTCGGCGGAAGGATGGACAAGGAACAGTTCAAGCGCATCCTCGAAACGGCGCTGCTGACCAGCACGGAGCCGCTGCCGGTCTCGGAATTGAAGAAGCTCAGCGAGGTGTCGCTGGATAACAAACAGATGGAAGCGCTGCTCGAGGAACTCGCGCAGGACTGGCAGGGCCGCGGCGTGGAGCTGACTCGAGTGGCGAGCGGCTGGCGTTTCCGCGCAAGACCGGAGATGCAGCAATACCTCGACCGGCTGAACCCGCAGAAGCCGCCGCGCTACTCGCGCGCCGTGCTGGAGACACTTGCCATCGTCGCCTATCACCAGCCCGTTACGCGCGGCGACATCGAGGAGATCCGCGGCGTGGCCGTGTCATCCCAGATTCTGAAGACGCTGGAGGCGCGCGGCTGGGTGGAGGTAGTCGGCACGCGCGATGCGCCGGGTAAGCCGGAACTGTTCGCCACCACTAGGCAGATGCTCGACGACCTCAACCTGCGCACGCTGAGTGATCTGCCGTCCCTGCAGGAGATCGGCGCGCTGCTGGAACAGGAAACGGCGGCGGAAACCATGTCTGCGCCAGCGCCTGCGCCCAAGCTGGCGCCACCGCCAGAATCCAAACCGTCCCGATCTGATGGCGCTCCTGAGGGGTGGCCGTTTGCGCCCAGTGATGCGGCTGATGCCGGGGCGTAA
- a CDS encoding L-threonylcarbamoyladenylate synthase has protein sequence MSQFFTIHPDNPNARLIRQAAAMLREGAVIVYPTDSGYALGCHLDDKDAVARIREIRGVDDKHHMTLVCRDLSEISRYARVDNSKFKMLKGNTPGSYTFILEATKEVPRRLQHPKRSTIGIRIPDHPVALALLEELDEPLLSSTLILPDEHHPLTDVDEIRELLERRVDLIIEGGAVGLESTTVIDLTGDAPVLVRRGKGDVAPFGIEE, from the coding sequence ATGTCGCAGTTCTTCACCATACATCCGGACAATCCCAACGCGCGCCTGATCCGCCAGGCGGCGGCGATGCTGCGCGAAGGTGCGGTGATCGTCTATCCCACCGACTCCGGCTATGCGCTGGGCTGCCATCTCGACGACAAGGACGCCGTGGCCCGCATCCGCGAGATACGCGGGGTGGACGACAAGCACCACATGACGCTGGTGTGCCGCGACCTCTCGGAGATATCGCGCTATGCGCGGGTGGACAACAGCAAGTTCAAGATGCTTAAAGGCAACACGCCGGGCAGCTATACTTTCATCCTGGAGGCGACCAAGGAAGTGCCGCGCCGTTTGCAGCATCCCAAGCGAAGCACCATAGGCATCCGCATCCCGGATCATCCGGTGGCGCTGGCGCTGCTGGAAGAGCTGGACGAGCCCTTGCTGAGTTCCACGCTGATCCTGCCGGACGAACACCATCCGCTGACCGACGTGGATGAGATACGCGAACTGCTCGAGCGGCGCGTAGACCTGATCATCGAGGGCGGTGCGGTCGGGCTGGAATCGACCACGGTCATCGACCTGACCGGAGACGCGCCGGTGCTGGTGCGCCGCGGCAAGGGCGACGTCGCGCCATTCGGAATCGAGGAATAA
- the smpB gene encoding SsrA-binding protein SmpB: protein MSIIQNKKAFHDFFIEDKYEAGLMLEGWEVKAIRAGRVQVKEAYVVVKDGELWLIGSHISPLQNASTHIHPDPTRSRKLLLHAHEIDKIIGKVQRAGYTLMPLDMHYKGGRVKLEIGLAKGKKQHDKRATERDRDAKREAAQAMKKERR from the coding sequence ATGAGCATCATCCAGAACAAGAAGGCCTTCCACGATTTCTTCATCGAGGACAAATACGAAGCCGGCCTCATGCTCGAAGGCTGGGAGGTCAAAGCCATCCGCGCCGGGCGCGTGCAAGTGAAGGAAGCCTACGTCGTCGTCAAGGACGGCGAACTCTGGCTGATCGGCTCGCACATCAGCCCCTTGCAGAACGCCTCCACCCACATCCACCCCGACCCCACCCGCAGCCGCAAGCTGCTGCTGCACGCCCACGAGATCGACAAGATCATCGGCAAGGTGCAGCGCGCCGGCTACACCCTGATGCCGCTGGACATGCACTACAAGGGCGGCCGCGTCAAACTCGAGATCGGCCTGGCCAAGGGCAAGAAGCAGCATGATAAAAGGGCCACTGAACGTGATCGGGATGCGAAACGTGAAGCTGCTCAGGCCATGAAAAAGGAACGCCGCTAA
- a CDS encoding site-2 protease family protein has protein sequence MDQIILTISLAAIPVLFAITLHEAAHGYVARHFGDMTAYQQGRISLNPMRHIDPIGTVLVPLITLLLPGGFLFGWAKPVPVNFAALRHPKKDMLWVAIAGPASNLVMALGWALLYKLAWTFPDNYFAEPLMGMAEWGIKINVVLMVLNMLPLPPLDGGRVAVSLLPHRQAFQLAKIEPYGMFILIFLAITPVLSMILMPLVQLMYKLISLLFGL, from the coding sequence ATGGACCAGATCATCCTGACCATCAGTCTTGCGGCGATCCCGGTGCTGTTCGCCATCACGTTGCACGAGGCGGCGCACGGCTATGTGGCGCGACATTTCGGCGACATGACCGCGTACCAGCAGGGACGCATCAGCCTGAACCCGATGCGCCACATCGACCCTATCGGCACGGTGCTGGTGCCGCTGATCACATTGTTGCTGCCGGGGGGCTTCCTGTTCGGCTGGGCCAAGCCGGTGCCGGTGAATTTCGCCGCGCTGCGCCATCCCAAGAAGGACATGCTTTGGGTGGCGATCGCCGGGCCTGCGTCCAATCTGGTGATGGCACTGGGCTGGGCGCTGCTCTACAAGCTGGCGTGGACATTCCCCGACAATTATTTCGCCGAGCCGTTGATGGGGATGGCCGAGTGGGGGATCAAGATCAACGTCGTGCTGATGGTGCTGAACATGCTGCCGCTGCCGCCGCTGGACGGCGGGCGTGTCGCGGTCAGCCTGCTGCCGCACCGCCAGGCTTTCCAGCTGGCGAAGATCGAGCCCTACGGCATGTTCATCCTGATCTTCCTGGCGATCACGCCGGTGCTGAGCATGATATTGATGCCGCTGGTGCAGTTGATGTACAAGTTGATTTCGTTGTTGTTTGGACTTTGA
- the msrA gene encoding peptide-methionine (S)-S-oxide reductase MsrA, which produces MTNESNQTAYLSGGCFWGMEELVRQIPGVLETEVGYTGGEIPNATYDIVKTGRTGHAESLKIVFDPRQLTYRHLLFEFFRMHNPTTRNQQGNDTGTQYRSAIFYVSEEQRRTAEEVIRTVDDSGDWKAKVVTEVVPFKKFYRAEEYHQKYLVKHPLGYTCHYIRRMELGE; this is translated from the coding sequence ATGACCAACGAATCAAACCAAACCGCCTACCTCTCCGGCGGCTGCTTCTGGGGGATGGAGGAACTTGTGCGCCAGATACCCGGCGTGCTGGAGACCGAAGTCGGCTACACCGGCGGCGAGATTCCGAATGCGACCTATGACATCGTGAAGACCGGGCGCACGGGCCATGCCGAATCGCTGAAGATCGTGTTCGATCCCAGGCAGCTGACCTACCGCCACCTGCTGTTCGAATTCTTCCGCATGCACAACCCGACGACGCGCAACCAGCAAGGCAACGATACGGGCACACAATACCGATCGGCGATCTTCTACGTGAGCGAAGAACAGAGGCGCACGGCGGAGGAAGTCATCAGGACCGTGGATGACTCAGGCGACTGGAAGGCAAAGGTGGTGACCGAGGTCGTGCCGTTCAAAAAGTTCTACCGCGCCGAGGAATACCACCAGAAATATCTGGTCAAGCATCCCTTGGGCTACACCTGCCATTACATCAGGCGGATGGAGTTAGGAGAATAG
- a CDS encoding TrmH family RNA methyltransferase has protein sequence MKLIQSRDNPFFKDIVKLAGSARQRAKAGQTLLDGTHLLSAYLDAGKQPLHILLNSVALKDDEVEALLKRAVGVPMTQLDDKLFAELTELKTPTGLLALVEIPQPLPADSRFALLLEDIQDPGNLGSMLRSAAAAGCDAVYLSKGCADAWSPRVLRAAMGGHFALSIYESADLISVAATLPGTVFAASLNGDAGLYDCDLEGDIAFAIGNEGAGLSQALQAAASRRFTIPMPGKVESLNAAAAAAVCLFEAVRQRR, from the coding sequence ATGAAACTGATCCAGTCCCGCGACAACCCGTTTTTCAAAGACATCGTCAAGCTCGCCGGTTCGGCGCGGCAGCGTGCCAAGGCGGGGCAGACGCTGCTCGATGGTACGCATCTGCTCTCGGCTTATCTGGATGCCGGCAAACAGCCGTTGCACATCCTGCTGAACAGCGTGGCGCTGAAAGATGACGAGGTCGAGGCCTTGCTCAAGCGTGCCGTTGGCGTGCCGATGACCCAACTCGACGACAAGCTGTTCGCCGAACTCACCGAGCTGAAGACGCCGACCGGCCTGCTCGCGCTGGTCGAGATTCCGCAGCCGCTACCCGCCGACAGTCGTTTTGCGCTGTTGCTGGAAGACATCCAGGACCCGGGCAACCTCGGTTCGATGCTGCGCTCGGCGGCGGCGGCGGGCTGCGATGCGGTGTACCTGTCCAAGGGCTGCGCCGACGCATGGTCGCCACGGGTGTTGCGCGCGGCGATGGGCGGGCATTTTGCGCTGTCCATTTACGAGTCGGCAGACTTGATTTCGGTCGCGGCAACGCTGCCGGGAACCGTCTTTGCGGCTTCGCTGAACGGCGATGCCGGTCTGTACGACTGCGACCTCGAAGGCGATATCGCCTTCGCGATAGGCAACGAGGGAGCGGGGCTGTCTCAGGCCTTGCAAGCTGCGGCCTCGCGGCGTTTCACGATCCCCATGCCCGGAAAAGTCGAGTCGCTGAATGCGGCTGCGGCTGCTGCAGTCTGCTTGTTCGAGGCGGTGCGCCAGCGCCGCTAG
- a CDS encoding segregation and condensation protein A codes for MMAGEQLPLHPVARIHGEPLLELPQDLYIPPDALELVLESFQGPLDLLLYLIRRHNLDVLDIPMAELTRQYMGYIEMMQQHRLELAAEYLLMAAVLIEIKSRMLLPRPPKIGEEEGGEDPRAELMRRLLEYEQMKLAAQKLNELPQVGRDFEIVQVLIERTVQERLPQVGVEDLRQAWLTMLARAKLNKHHKVRREQLSVREQMTHVLRCLQGGEYVPFDQLFDFEGGIPKLVVTFIAILELAKEYLVEIQQSETFGSIYVRTSRAVTEE; via the coding sequence ATGATGGCCGGCGAACAGCTCCCTTTGCATCCCGTCGCACGCATCCACGGCGAGCCACTGCTGGAGCTGCCGCAGGATCTGTACATCCCGCCGGATGCTCTGGAGCTGGTGCTGGAAAGCTTTCAGGGGCCGCTCGATCTGCTGCTGTACCTGATCCGCAGGCACAACCTCGACGTGCTGGACATCCCGATGGCGGAACTGACCCGGCAGTACATGGGCTACATCGAGATGATGCAACAGCACCGACTGGAGCTGGCCGCCGAATACCTGTTGATGGCTGCGGTGCTGATCGAGATCAAGTCGCGCATGCTGCTGCCTCGCCCGCCGAAGATCGGCGAGGAAGAGGGCGGCGAAGACCCGCGCGCAGAACTGATGCGCCGCCTGCTCGAATACGAACAGATGAAACTGGCCGCGCAGAAGCTCAACGAGCTGCCGCAGGTCGGGCGCGACTTCGAGATCGTGCAGGTACTGATCGAGCGCACCGTTCAGGAACGCTTGCCGCAAGTCGGCGTGGAAGATCTGCGCCAGGCATGGCTGACGATGCTGGCGCGCGCCAAACTCAACAAGCACCACAAGGTGCGCCGCGAACAACTCTCTGTGCGCGAGCAGATGACGCATGTGCTGCGTTGCCTGCAGGGCGGAGAGTACGTTCCGTTCGATCAGCTTTTCGATTTCGAAGGCGGCATACCGAAACTGGTCGTCACCTTCATTGCCATCCTCGAACTGGCGAAGGAATACCTGGTCGAGATCCAGCAAAGCGAAACATTTGGGAGCATCTATGTCCGGACAAGCCGAGCCGTTACCGAAGAGTGA
- the rnhB gene encoding ribonuclease HII, with the protein MTGTILICGVDEAGRGPLAGPVSAAAVILDEANPIEGLADSKKLSEKQRDLLAPVIRERALAWAVAYAEVGEIDSLNILQATLLAMKRAVLALPVQPHQVLVDGLYCPKTGIPSEAIVKGDSKVAAISAASILAKTARDELMLQLHDQYPHYGFAVHKGYPTAVHLAALREHGVSDVHRRSFKPVRELLQHSQQNIF; encoded by the coding sequence ATGACGGGGACCATCCTCATCTGCGGCGTGGACGAAGCGGGCAGGGGCCCGCTGGCCGGGCCGGTGAGCGCGGCGGCGGTGATCCTCGACGAGGCGAATCCCATCGAAGGGCTGGCCGATTCCAAGAAGCTATCGGAAAAACAGCGCGACCTGCTCGCCCCCGTCATCCGCGAACGCGCGCTGGCCTGGGCGGTGGCCTATGCCGAGGTCGGCGAGATCGACAGCCTCAACATCCTGCAAGCCACGCTGCTGGCGATGAAGCGCGCCGTGCTGGCTTTGCCCGTGCAGCCGCATCAGGTGCTGGTGGACGGCCTGTATTGCCCAAAGACCGGCATTCCCAGTGAGGCCATCGTCAAGGGCGACAGTAAGGTCGCGGCCATCTCGGCTGCCTCTATCCTCGCGAAGACCGCGCGCGACGAACTGATGCTGCAACTGCACGATCAGTATCCGCACTACGGCTTCGCCGTGCACAAGGGCTACCCGACCGCAGTACACCTGGCCGCGTTGCGCGAGCACGGTGTCAGCGACGTGCACCGCAGGAGCTTCAAACCGGTACGCGAGCTGTTGCAGCACTCCCAGCAAAATATCTTCTGA
- a CDS encoding tryptophan--tRNA ligase, whose translation MFADRVLSGMRPTGSLHLGHYHGVLKNWVQMQHEYECLFFVADWHALTTHYDNPQIIEQSVWDMVVDWLAAGVDPAHATLFIQSKVPEHAELHLLLSMITPLGWLERVPTYKDQQEKLTEKDLSTYGFLGYPLLMSSDILIYRATHVPVGEDQIPHLEFTRELARRFNHMYGREPGFEEKAEAAVKKLGSKKAKLYAELRVRFQEQGDDEALLSAKALLDEQQSLSLGDRERLFGYLEGGGKMILSEPQAILTAASRMPGLDGQKMSKSYNNTITLREDEASVTKKIRTMPTDPARIRRTDPGTPEKCPVWSLHQVYSSEDTKQWVQKGCTSAGIGCIECKQPVIEGVLAEQRPMRERAQLYLDDPALVKNIIADGCEKARKLAGETMRDVREAMGLSYS comes from the coding sequence ATGTTTGCTGATCGTGTGTTATCGGGTATGCGTCCCACCGGAAGTTTGCATCTGGGGCATTACCACGGGGTGTTGAAGAATTGGGTGCAGATGCAGCACGAATACGAATGCCTGTTCTTCGTGGCCGATTGGCACGCGCTGACCACGCATTACGACAACCCCCAGATCATCGAGCAGAGCGTGTGGGACATGGTGGTCGACTGGCTCGCGGCGGGTGTCGATCCCGCGCACGCCACGCTGTTCATCCAGAGCAAGGTGCCCGAGCATGCCGAGCTGCACCTGCTTCTGTCTATGATCACGCCGCTGGGCTGGCTGGAGCGCGTGCCGACCTACAAGGACCAGCAGGAAAAGCTCACCGAGAAGGACCTTTCCACATACGGCTTCCTCGGCTATCCGCTGCTGATGAGCTCCGATATCCTGATCTACCGCGCCACCCATGTGCCGGTCGGCGAGGACCAGATCCCCCATCTCGAATTCACCCGGGAACTGGCGCGGCGTTTCAACCACATGTACGGGCGCGAGCCCGGCTTCGAGGAGAAGGCGGAGGCCGCGGTCAAGAAGCTCGGCAGCAAGAAGGCCAAGCTCTATGCCGAGCTGCGCGTGCGCTTCCAGGAACAGGGCGACGATGAGGCGCTGCTGTCCGCCAAGGCGCTGCTGGACGAGCAGCAAAGCCTGAGCCTGGGGGATCGCGAACGGCTGTTCGGTTACCTCGAGGGCGGCGGCAAGATGATCCTGTCCGAGCCGCAGGCGATACTCACCGCCGCCTCGCGCATGCCGGGGCTGGACGGGCAGAAGATGTCCAAGTCCTACAACAACACCATCACGTTGCGCGAGGACGAAGCCAGCGTGACCAAGAAGATCCGCACCATGCCCACCGATCCGGCACGCATCCGCCGCACCGATCCCGGCACGCCGGAAAAGTGCCCGGTGTGGTCGCTGCATCAGGTGTATTCCAGCGAGGACACCAAGCAATGGGTGCAGAAGGGCTGCACCAGCGCGGGTATCGGTTGCATCGAGTGCAAGCAGCCGGTGATCGAAGGCGTGCTGGCGGAACAGCGCCCGATGCGCGAACGCGCGCAGCTGTATCTGGACGATCCGGCGCTGGTGAAGAACATCATCGCCGACGGCTGCGAGAAGGCGCGCAAGCTGGCTGGCGAGACCATGCGCGACGTGCGCGAGGCGATGGGACTGAGCTACAGTTAA
- a CDS encoding CopD family protein → MAFFKLIHLIAVLVWVGGMFFAYMVLRPAAVETLQPPERLRLWDCVFRRFFNWVWGAIGVILVSGLYMIYQYGGIAHAPRHVHPMLALGLVMMGIYGYVFFACYVPLSLHVSKQRWKEAGEILGKIRKLVAVNLTLGVITTGVAVYGVWG, encoded by the coding sequence ATGGCATTCTTCAAGCTCATCCATCTGATCGCCGTGCTGGTCTGGGTCGGCGGCATGTTTTTCGCCTACATGGTGTTGCGTCCTGCCGCCGTCGAGACACTCCAGCCGCCGGAACGCCTGCGCCTGTGGGATTGCGTGTTCCGCCGCTTCTTCAACTGGGTATGGGGCGCTATCGGTGTCATCCTCGTCAGCGGCCTGTACATGATCTACCAGTATGGCGGCATTGCCCATGCACCTCGCCACGTGCATCCCATGCTGGCGCTGGGACTGGTGATGATGGGGATCTACGGCTATGTGTTCTTCGCCTGCTATGTGCCACTCAGCCTGCATGTCTCCAAACAGCGCTGGAAGGAGGCGGGCGAGATACTGGGCAAGATACGCAAGCTGGTCGCGGTGAACCTGACGCTGGGAGTGATAACGACGGGCGTCGCGGTGTACGGGGTCTGGGGTTAG
- a CDS encoding type II toxin-antitoxin system RatA family toxin: MALVEKTVLVAHSAEQMFNLVDRVEEYPQFLPWCGGASVVEQDGTTVHATVHIDYHHLKQHFTTENVRTPPYRIEMTLLDGPFQHLDGSWQFIPLSDEACKIEFRLHYEFSSKLLEKLVGPVFHFIANSFVDAFIHRAEKIYTDL, translated from the coding sequence ATGGCTTTAGTTGAGAAAACGGTACTGGTCGCGCACAGCGCGGAGCAGATGTTCAACCTGGTGGATCGTGTGGAGGAATACCCGCAGTTCCTGCCCTGGTGTGGAGGGGCGAGCGTCGTCGAGCAGGATGGGACGACGGTGCATGCCACGGTGCACATCGATTACCACCATCTCAAGCAGCATTTCACCACCGAAAACGTGCGCACGCCGCCGTACCGGATCGAGATGACCCTGCTGGATGGGCCGTTCCAGCATCTGGACGGCAGCTGGCAGTTCATCCCATTGAGCGACGAAGCCTGTAAAATAGAGTTCCGGTTGCACTACGAATTCTCCAGCAAGCTGCTGGAAAAGCTGGTGGGGCCGGTGTTCCATTTCATAGCCAACAGTTTCGTGGATGCTTTCATCCACCGTGCAGAGAAGATTTATACGGACTTATGA